From a single Couchioplanes caeruleus genomic region:
- a CDS encoding PLP-dependent aminotransferase family protein, protein MTTSVRGGQLARLLGQWHSLPGRHRSPDYAALAGAVRGLLADGRLPLGVRLPAERELAEALGVSRTTVTAAYRGLRETGHLTSRRGAGSWTTLPNGHRVATSGLWTPDDDLDMIDLGVAASAAPVELVPAARAAADELPRFLGSAGYNPTGLMELRDAVAAAYTARGVTTSAEQILITSGTQQALDLVLRLSVPAGASVLVESPTYPNALAALAARRARISTHGIDAATGWDGEMLLGALRQTRPRLAYVIPEFHNPTGHLMPAALRERLVAAAHATGTELVVDESFVDLPLDTDEMPPPVAVFDRHSRVVSIGGMSKAYWGGLRIGWVRASAPLVQRLAALRVGVDMSSPVLEQLVAVHLLRDAASIVATRRAQLAVRRDALIGALRDDLPEWQFTVPAGGVMLWAELDGPISSALARAAEDVGVRLAPGPRFGLDGTLERFLRLPFSLPADDLIEAVRRIASVRHDLDRSARPAWRTEAVIA, encoded by the coding sequence GTGACGACGTCGGTACGAGGAGGCCAATTGGCGCGGCTCCTCGGCCAGTGGCACTCGCTGCCGGGCCGGCACCGGAGCCCGGACTACGCCGCGCTGGCCGGGGCGGTCCGGGGGCTGCTCGCCGACGGACGCCTGCCCCTGGGCGTACGCCTGCCCGCGGAGCGCGAGCTCGCCGAGGCGCTCGGGGTGAGCCGGACGACGGTGACCGCCGCGTACCGTGGCCTCCGGGAGACCGGCCACCTCACCAGCCGGCGTGGCGCGGGGAGCTGGACCACCCTGCCGAACGGCCACCGGGTCGCGACGTCCGGGCTGTGGACCCCGGACGACGACCTCGACATGATCGACCTCGGCGTGGCGGCCTCGGCCGCGCCGGTCGAGCTGGTCCCCGCCGCCCGGGCCGCCGCCGACGAACTGCCCCGGTTCCTCGGCAGCGCCGGGTACAACCCGACCGGCCTGATGGAGCTGCGTGACGCCGTCGCCGCCGCCTACACCGCGCGCGGGGTGACCACGAGCGCCGAGCAGATCCTGATCACCAGCGGCACCCAGCAGGCCCTCGACCTCGTGCTCCGCCTCTCCGTCCCGGCAGGCGCGTCCGTGCTGGTGGAGTCCCCGACGTACCCGAACGCGCTCGCGGCGCTGGCCGCCCGCCGCGCCCGGATCAGCACCCACGGCATCGACGCGGCGACCGGCTGGGACGGCGAGATGCTGCTCGGCGCGCTGCGGCAGACCCGGCCGCGGCTGGCGTACGTGATCCCGGAGTTCCACAACCCCACCGGCCACCTCATGCCGGCCGCCCTGCGGGAGCGGCTCGTGGCCGCGGCCCACGCGACCGGGACCGAGCTGGTCGTCGACGAGTCGTTCGTGGATCTGCCGCTCGACACCGACGAGATGCCGCCGCCGGTCGCGGTCTTCGACCGGCATTCGCGGGTGGTCTCGATCGGCGGCATGAGCAAGGCCTACTGGGGCGGCCTGCGGATTGGATGGGTACGCGCATCCGCCCCGCTCGTGCAACGTCTCGCGGCGCTGCGCGTGGGCGTCGACATGTCCAGCCCGGTCCTGGAACAGCTCGTCGCCGTGCACCTGCTGCGCGACGCCGCGTCGATCGTGGCGACCCGCCGCGCCCAGCTGGCGGTCCGCCGCGACGCGCTGATCGGGGCCCTGCGCGACGACCTGCCGGAGTGGCAGTTCACCGTGCCGGCGGGCGGGGTGATGCTGTGGGCGGAGCTCGACGGGCCGATCTCCAGCGCCCTGGCCCGCGCCGCCGAGGACGTGGGCGTACGGCTGGCGCCGGGGCCGCGGTTCGGCCTGGACGGCACGCTGGAGCGGTTCCTGCGGCTGCCGTTCTCGCTGCCCGCCGACGACCTGATCGAGGCGGTACGCCGGATCGCCTCGGTCCGGCACGACCTCGACCGCTCGGCGCGCCCGGCCTGGCGAACGGAAGCGGTCATCGCCTGA
- a CDS encoding YczE/YyaS/YitT family protein, whose product MTKRSNHPATADRRLFRRTSQLFAGLILYGISMAFMVESGLGLTSWDVFHQGVSKATGLSFGWVVILTGIPILLLWIPLRQRPGFGTIANLIVIGFVVDAALAVLSPGEGLAIRITYLVVGIVLNAIATAMYIGAHFGPGPRDGLMTGLVNRFPRLSIRLVRTSIEVLVLAIGFLLGGTVGIGTVAYALGIGPLVQIFMPLFAVRRREAVGQVVPAVA is encoded by the coding sequence ATGACGAAGCGAAGCAACCACCCCGCCACCGCGGACCGCCGGCTCTTCCGCCGTACCAGTCAGCTCTTCGCGGGTCTGATCCTGTACGGGATAAGCATGGCCTTCATGGTGGAGTCGGGGCTCGGGCTCACCTCGTGGGACGTCTTCCACCAGGGTGTGTCGAAGGCCACCGGGCTCAGCTTCGGCTGGGTGGTGATCCTCACCGGCATCCCGATCCTGCTGCTCTGGATCCCGCTGCGCCAGCGCCCGGGCTTCGGCACGATCGCCAACCTGATCGTCATCGGCTTCGTCGTCGACGCCGCCCTCGCGGTGCTCTCCCCCGGCGAGGGCCTCGCCATCCGCATCACGTACCTCGTGGTCGGCATCGTCCTCAACGCGATCGCCACGGCGATGTACATCGGCGCCCACTTCGGGCCGGGACCGCGGGACGGGCTGATGACGGGGCTGGTCAACCGGTTCCCGCGGCTGTCGATCCGGCTGGTGCGGACGAGCATCGAGGTGCTGGTGCTGGCCATCGGGTTCCTGCTCGGCGGGACCGTGGGGATCGGCACGGTCGCGTACGCGCTCGGGATCGGGCCGCTGGTGCAGATCTTCATGCCGTTGTTCGCGGTGCGGCGCCGGGAGGCCGTGGGGCAGGTCGTTCCGGCGGTGGCCTGA
- the hisF gene encoding imidazole glycerol phosphate synthase subunit HisF produces MTVAVRVIPCLDVDAGRVVKGVNFVDLRDAGDPVELGAAYDAAGADELTFLDVTASSDDRGTMLDVVRRTAESVFIPLTVGGGVRSVDNVDTLLRAGADKVGVNTAAIHRPELISEIADRFGNQVLVLSLDVRRVPSGPGPEHPSGWEVTTHGGRKSAGLDAVGWARRVAELGAGEILLNSMDADGTKAGFDLDLISAVRAVVDIPVIASGGAGTAEHFPPAVAAGADAVLAASVFHFGELTIGEVKQSLRAAGNPVR; encoded by the coding sequence ATGACTGTCGCGGTACGCGTCATCCCCTGTCTCGACGTCGACGCGGGGCGCGTGGTCAAGGGGGTCAACTTCGTCGACCTGCGCGACGCCGGCGACCCCGTGGAGCTCGGCGCGGCGTACGACGCGGCCGGCGCGGACGAGCTGACCTTCCTGGACGTGACCGCGTCCTCGGACGACCGCGGCACCATGCTCGACGTGGTGCGCCGTACGGCCGAATCGGTCTTCATCCCGCTCACCGTGGGCGGTGGCGTCCGCTCGGTCGACAACGTCGACACCCTGCTGCGCGCGGGCGCCGACAAGGTGGGCGTCAACACGGCGGCCATCCACCGCCCCGAGCTGATCTCCGAGATCGCGGACCGCTTCGGCAATCAGGTCCTCGTGCTCTCCCTGGACGTACGCCGCGTGCCGTCCGGCCCCGGCCCGGAGCACCCGAGCGGCTGGGAGGTCACCACTCACGGCGGCCGCAAGAGCGCCGGCCTCGACGCGGTCGGGTGGGCGCGCCGGGTCGCCGAGCTGGGCGCGGGCGAGATCCTGCTGAACTCGATGGACGCGGACGGGACCAAGGCGGGTTTCGACCTGGACCTGATCTCGGCGGTACGGGCGGTCGTGGACATCCCGGTGATCGCCAGCGGGGGCGCGGGGACGGCCGAGCACTTCCCGCCTGCGGTGGCGGCGGGTGCGGACGCGGTGCTGGCGGCGAGCGTGTTCCACTTCGGAGAGCTCACCATCGGCGAGGTGAAGCAGAGCCTGCGGGCGGCCGGCAACCCGGTCCGCTGA
- the priA gene encoding bifunctional 1-(5-phosphoribosyl)-5-((5-phosphoribosylamino)methylideneamino)imidazole-4-carboxamide isomerase/phosphoribosylanthranilate isomerase PriA, with amino-acid sequence MTLALLPAVDVADGQAVRLVQGAAGSETGYGDPLEAALAWQNDGADWVHLVDLDAAFGRGSNAALLAEVVGRLDVKVELSGGIRDDESLRAALGTGAARVNIGTAALEDPEWCDRICGEYGDRVAIGLDVRGRTLSARGWTRDGGDLYEVLERLDKAGAARYVVTDITKDGTMKGPNLELLREVCARTPAPVIASGGVSTLDDLRALATLEPVGVEGVIAGKALYAGAFTVAEALAALASR; translated from the coding sequence GTGACCCTTGCCCTGCTGCCCGCTGTCGACGTCGCCGACGGCCAGGCGGTGCGCCTCGTCCAGGGCGCCGCCGGCTCCGAGACCGGCTACGGCGACCCCCTCGAAGCCGCCCTCGCCTGGCAGAACGACGGTGCGGACTGGGTGCACCTCGTCGACCTCGACGCCGCCTTCGGCCGCGGCTCCAACGCCGCCCTGCTCGCCGAGGTGGTCGGCCGCCTCGACGTCAAGGTGGAGCTCTCCGGCGGCATCCGCGACGACGAGTCGCTGCGCGCGGCGCTCGGCACCGGCGCCGCCCGGGTCAACATCGGCACGGCCGCCCTCGAGGACCCCGAGTGGTGCGACCGGATCTGCGGCGAGTACGGCGACCGCGTCGCCATCGGGCTGGACGTGCGCGGCCGTACGCTGTCCGCCCGCGGCTGGACCCGCGACGGCGGCGACCTGTACGAGGTCCTCGAACGCCTCGACAAGGCCGGCGCGGCCCGGTACGTGGTCACCGACATCACCAAGGACGGCACCATGAAGGGCCCCAACCTGGAGCTGCTCCGCGAGGTCTGCGCCCGTACGCCCGCCCCGGTCATCGCCAGCGGCGGCGTCTCCACCCTGGACGACCTGCGCGCGCTGGCGACCCTCGAACCGGTCGGCGTCGAGGGCGTGATCGCGGGCAAGGCCCTCTACGCCGGCGCGTTCACGGTCGCCGAGGCGCTCGCCGCCCTCGCGTCCCGATGA
- the hisH gene encoding imidazole glycerol phosphate synthase subunit HisH gives MSSVVILDYGSGNLRSAERAVARTGADVTVTDDLAAAADADGLVVPGVGAYAACMAGIEKLGAGPVIAERVAAGRPVLGICVGMQILFETGVEHGVESRGLGLLPGAVTKLAARRIPHMGWNTVTAPPESVLLNGLPEETRFYFVHSYAAQDLDALSEAGATVTTAAHDGPFAAVVEHGALSAAQFHPEKSSDAGYALLRTWVSRL, from the coding sequence ATGAGCAGCGTCGTGATCCTCGACTACGGGTCGGGCAACCTGCGCTCCGCCGAGCGTGCGGTGGCGCGAACCGGCGCCGACGTGACCGTGACCGACGACCTGGCCGCGGCGGCCGACGCGGACGGCCTGGTCGTCCCGGGCGTCGGCGCCTACGCCGCCTGCATGGCGGGCATCGAGAAGCTCGGCGCCGGGCCGGTCATCGCCGAGCGGGTCGCCGCCGGCCGCCCGGTGCTGGGCATCTGCGTCGGCATGCAGATCCTCTTCGAGACCGGCGTCGAGCACGGCGTCGAGAGCCGCGGCCTGGGACTGCTGCCCGGCGCGGTGACGAAGCTCGCCGCCCGGCGGATCCCGCACATGGGATGGAACACGGTCACCGCGCCGCCGGAGTCCGTGCTGCTCAACGGGCTTCCGGAGGAAACCCGGTTCTACTTCGTGCATTCGTACGCGGCGCAGGACCTCGACGCGCTGTCCGAGGCGGGTGCCACGGTGACGACGGCCGCCCACGACGGGCCGTTCGCCGCGGTGGTGGAGCACGGGGCCCTGTCGGCTGCGCAGTTCCATCCGGAGAAGTCGTCGGACGCCGGTTACGCGCTGCTCCGCACCTGGGTCTCCCGGCTCTGA
- the hisB gene encoding imidazoleglycerol-phosphate dehydratase HisB encodes MSRTARVERVTNETKVLVEIDLDGTGKGDLATGVGFYDHMLNQLAKHGGFDLTVRTEGDLEIDAHHTMEDTAIALGEAFARALGDKAGIRRYGSATIPMDEVLCRAAVDLSGRPYVVHDEPELAPYIGPVYPTSMTRHIFESFGHTAKVTLHVSVLRAARDGGRPDAHHVVEAQFKAFSRALREAVEIDPRNAGALPSTKGVL; translated from the coding sequence GTGAGCCGCACCGCGCGCGTCGAACGCGTCACCAACGAGACCAAGGTCCTCGTCGAGATCGACCTCGACGGCACCGGCAAGGGCGACCTCGCCACCGGCGTCGGCTTCTACGACCACATGCTCAACCAGCTGGCCAAGCACGGCGGCTTCGACCTGACCGTCCGCACCGAGGGCGACCTCGAGATCGACGCCCACCACACCATGGAGGACACGGCGATCGCGCTGGGCGAGGCGTTCGCGCGGGCGCTGGGCGACAAGGCCGGCATCCGGCGGTACGGCTCCGCCACGATCCCCATGGACGAGGTGCTGTGCCGCGCCGCCGTCGACCTGTCCGGCCGGCCGTACGTGGTGCACGACGAGCCGGAGCTGGCGCCGTACATCGGTCCGGTCTACCCGACCAGCATGACCCGGCACATCTTCGAGTCGTTCGGCCACACCGCCAAGGTGACGTTGCACGTGAGCGTGCTCCGCGCGGCCCGCGACGGCGGCCGTCCCGACGCCCACCACGTCGTCGAGGCGCAGTTCAAGGCCTTCTCCCGGGCGTTGCGCGAGGCCGTGGAGATCGACCCGCGCAACGCCGGCGCGCTGCCGTCGACCAAGGGTGTGCTGTGA
- a CDS encoding histidinol-phosphate transaminase: MTTVEDLPIRDDLRGKSPYGAPQLDVAVRLNTNENSYAVPDAVVDEIAKAVQAELRDLNRYPDRDAVALRTDLADYLGHGLTTANVWAANGSNEVQQQLLQAFAGPGRTALGFGPSYSMHPLLAAGTGTRWIGALRDPGFGLTPAAAVAQIEEHRPDLVFLCSPNNPTGTALDPSVIDAVLGVATGMVLVDEAYFEFARPGTPSALELLPHHPRLVVTRTMSKAFGFAGGRLGYLAADPAVVDAVQLVRLPYHLSSLTQAAARAAVAQRDALLAAVEAIKEQRDRIVSTLRSRGVRVADSDANFVMFEAGADQKAVWQAFLDRGVLIRDVGLAGWLRVTAGTETETSAFLTAAEEILS, translated from the coding sequence GTGACCACCGTCGAGGACCTGCCGATCCGCGACGACCTGCGGGGCAAGTCGCCGTACGGCGCGCCCCAGCTCGACGTCGCGGTGCGGCTGAACACCAACGAGAACTCGTACGCGGTGCCCGACGCCGTGGTGGACGAGATCGCCAAGGCGGTCCAGGCTGAGCTGCGCGACCTCAACCGCTACCCCGACCGCGACGCCGTCGCCCTGCGCACCGACCTCGCGGACTACCTGGGCCACGGGCTCACCACCGCGAACGTGTGGGCGGCCAACGGCTCCAACGAGGTCCAGCAGCAGCTGCTGCAGGCCTTCGCCGGACCGGGGCGTACGGCGCTCGGCTTCGGCCCGTCGTACTCGATGCACCCGCTGCTCGCGGCCGGCACCGGCACCCGCTGGATCGGCGCGCTGCGCGACCCCGGCTTCGGGCTCACCCCGGCCGCGGCCGTCGCGCAGATCGAGGAGCACCGGCCGGACCTCGTGTTCCTCTGCTCGCCGAACAACCCGACCGGCACCGCCCTCGACCCGTCGGTGATCGACGCGGTCCTCGGCGTGGCGACGGGCATGGTGCTCGTCGACGAGGCGTACTTCGAGTTCGCCCGCCCCGGCACCCCCAGCGCGCTGGAGCTGCTGCCGCACCACCCGCGCCTCGTGGTGACACGGACCATGAGCAAGGCGTTCGGCTTCGCCGGCGGCCGCCTCGGCTACCTCGCCGCGGACCCGGCCGTCGTCGACGCCGTCCAGCTGGTGCGGCTGCCGTACCACCTGTCCAGCCTGACCCAGGCGGCCGCGCGCGCGGCCGTCGCCCAGCGCGACGCCCTGCTCGCGGCCGTGGAGGCCATCAAGGAGCAGCGGGACCGCATCGTGTCGACGCTGCGCTCGCGTGGCGTCCGCGTGGCCGACAGCGACGCCAACTTCGTGATGTTCGAGGCGGGCGCCGACCAGAAGGCGGTGTGGCAGGCGTTCCTGGACCGCGGGGTGCTCATCCGCGACGTCGGCCTCGCCGGCTGGCTCCGGGTGACCGCGGGCACCGAGACCGAGACATCAGCCTTCCTGACCGCCGCCGAGGAGATCCTGTCGTGA
- the hisD gene encoding histidinol dehydrogenase — protein MLNRIDLRGSRRDPRGLLPRAQLDVSQAVEKIRPVVAAVREHGFAAIREATERFDGVRLERLRVPAEAIAAAESSLDPQVRAALLVAIERARKVHADQRRTDVTTQVVPGGTVTERWVPVSRVGLYVPGGLAVYPSTVVMNVVPAQAAGVGSLVVASPPQPDNGGLPDSRVLAACALLGVGEVYAVGGAQAIAMLGYGSDGADENDRCEPVDVITGPGNIWVTAAKRLLQGTVGIDAEAGPTEIAILADDTASPVHVAADLISQAEHDPLAASVLVTDSPELADAVDAQLAVQVPATKHEARVLEALGGTQSGVVLVDDLAQGLAVVDAYAAEHLEIQTRDAREWAMRVRNAGAIFVGAYSPVSLGDYAAGSNHVLPTAGCARHSSGLSVQSFLRGIHVVEYDEAALRDVAPHVVALANAEDLPAHGQAVTARFAS, from the coding sequence GTGCTGAATCGGATCGACCTGCGCGGCTCCCGCCGGGACCCGCGCGGTCTGCTGCCCCGTGCCCAGCTCGACGTCTCCCAGGCCGTCGAGAAGATCCGCCCCGTCGTGGCGGCGGTCCGGGAGCATGGTTTCGCAGCGATCCGGGAGGCCACCGAGAGATTCGACGGGGTACGCCTCGAGCGCCTGCGCGTGCCCGCCGAGGCGATCGCGGCCGCCGAGTCGTCCCTCGACCCGCAGGTGCGCGCCGCGCTGCTCGTGGCCATCGAGCGGGCCCGCAAGGTCCACGCCGACCAGCGCCGCACCGACGTCACCACCCAGGTCGTGCCCGGCGGCACCGTCACCGAGCGGTGGGTACCGGTGTCCCGGGTCGGTCTCTACGTCCCCGGCGGCCTCGCCGTCTACCCGTCCACGGTCGTCATGAACGTGGTGCCCGCCCAGGCGGCCGGCGTCGGCTCCCTCGTGGTGGCGAGCCCCCCGCAGCCGGACAACGGCGGCCTGCCCGACTCCCGCGTCCTGGCCGCGTGCGCGCTGCTCGGCGTCGGCGAGGTGTACGCGGTCGGCGGTGCCCAGGCGATCGCGATGCTCGGCTACGGCTCCGACGGCGCCGATGAGAACGACCGCTGCGAGCCGGTCGACGTCATCACCGGCCCCGGCAACATCTGGGTCACCGCGGCCAAGCGGCTGCTGCAGGGCACGGTCGGCATCGACGCCGAGGCCGGCCCCACCGAGATCGCGATCCTCGCCGACGACACCGCCTCACCGGTGCACGTCGCCGCCGACCTGATCAGCCAGGCCGAGCACGACCCGCTCGCGGCCAGCGTGCTGGTCACCGACTCGCCCGAGCTGGCCGACGCGGTCGACGCGCAGCTGGCCGTGCAGGTGCCGGCCACCAAGCACGAGGCCCGGGTGCTCGAGGCGCTGGGCGGCACGCAGTCCGGCGTGGTGCTCGTCGACGACCTGGCGCAGGGGCTCGCGGTCGTGGACGCGTACGCGGCGGAGCACCTCGAGATCCAGACCCGCGACGCCCGCGAGTGGGCCATGCGGGTGCGCAACGCCGGGGCGATCTTCGTGGGGGCGTACTCGCCGGTCTCGCTGGGCGACTACGCGGCCGGGTCCAACCACGTGCTGCCCACCGCCGGCTGCGCCCGGCACTCCTCGGGCCTGTCCGTGCAGTCGTTCCTGCGCGGCATCCACGTCGTGGAGTACGACGAGGCCGCCCTGCGCGACGTCGCCCCGCACGTGGTGGCGCTCGCCAACGCCGAGGACCTGCCCGCGCACGGCCAGGCCGTGACGGCCCGGTTCGCGTCGTGA